The stretch of DNA TCCATCGTCGCCTCGGAGACCTTCGGGTTCGGGTCCTCGAGCAAGGCCTTGATCACGTCGGTGCCGTTGGCTTCGAGCAGGCCGTCGGCGACCTCGGCGGAGGCCATGCGGCGCATCGCGACGGCCAGCTGGTGCTGCAGCGTTCGGTGAACAACGATCTCGATCAGCTCGGGATCCTTCAGCACCTCGGTCTTCATCAGGGCCGGCCGGACCAGCTCGGTCTCTTCGTTGGCCAGGTGGAGCAGAAGCTCCTGCGGCGCGTCGGACCGCTCGGCCAGCTGCGCCGCCAGATCGCGGCGCACGGCCGTCTCGACCTCGCGCAGCAGCTTGCCGAGAATGTCCGACATCAGGGCGCGCTCGCGTTCGGTCAGAACCTCCGGCCGTTCGCCGAAGAGGTCGGCGACCGTCGAGAGTAGAGCGCGCCGGCTGGCCGAGGAGATCTCCTGGGCCAGCCTCAACAGCTCCTTTTGATCCGACTCCGGATCGACCATCGGGCGACGTTCCTGCACTGCGCACCCGACGGGAAGCCTATGTCGTGCGTGGCCCCGCCTTCATCTGCCGCTCGGAGACGTGATGTTGCCGATCTCCGAAAGAAGGGGGGCCTGGCCCACCCGTGCCTCTTGGATGCAGAATAATTCCGCAAGTTTATGGTTAACGTTTCATAAACGACTTTGACAAAGTTATTCTTACCACTGGAACTAATCCATCGCACCCACAAATTGGATTTGCGAAGACAAGAATAGCCTTGCATTTCTGCTGGGATTCTTTGGCACCTATTCCTACGACCCACCGGCGCGGCTGCGCCAGGGTCCGGGGCGTTCTGGGAAGACACCACAACACGCCGGGAATGTGGCCGATTTGCGGATGCGTCTTGCACCAGGCCTTTGCGAACGTCTTTCCCGCCCGACCCCGAGTCTCCGAAGGACAGGTCTCCGGATGAGGTAAGGCAGACACAGGTTAGTACGGAAGGGTCGGGCTGCAAAGCGTGCCGGCCTGGCGGCGGCTTGCCGAGCGTCGCGACCTTGGTCCAGAGTAAGGCCATGACAGAGTCCAAAAGCCTGCCGGAGCCCGGTGAGCGGGGCGGCGCCGGCTTCGAACGCCGGGTGCCGCCCGGCGACGACCACGAACGCCTGGTCTGCCGCGATTGCGGCTTCATCGCCTACGAGAATCCCAAGGTCGTGGTCGGCGCGGTGATCAGCCGCGGCGACCGGATCCTGCTGTGCCGGCGCGCGATCGAGCCGCGCAAGGGCCTCTGGACCCTCCCGGCGGGTTACCTCGAGCTCGGCGAATCGGCGGACGAGGGGGCCCGGCGCGAGGCCTGGGAGGAAGCCCGCGCCGAGATCGAGATCGATCAGCTGCTCGCCGTCTACGCGATCCGTCGGATCAGCCAGATCCAGCTGATCTACCGGGCCCGTCTGGTCTCGGACGCGATCGCCGCCGGTCCGGAATCCGAGGAGGTCGGTCTCTTCGACTGGGAGGAGATCCCCTGGCAGGAGATTGCCTTTCCCAGCGTCCACTGGGCGCTTCGGGATCATCACCGCCTGCGCGACGCCACCGCCTTCCCGCCGCGGAGCAACCCCGCGGAGGCGGGCGGCGCCGATCTCCTGTGAGGCAGGCGGTTTAGTCCTCGGCGCGCACGACGTTGATCAGCACCCAGATCATGACCACGCCGATCACCATGAGGATCATCAGGTTGGCGCCGAAGTGTTCCTGCGCCTGGGCGTCGGCCATCATGTCGAGGGCCATGGTGAAGAAGACTCCGACGTTGAGGGCCAGCAGGGCGGTGATGAACCGCTCCCGGGCCAGCCGCCTGACAACGCGGCGGCCGAAGGACGTCTCGTCGGGTTGCACGCTGTCGTCGGCCACGGTCGCGGGTCTCCCGCCCCCTCGCGGGAGGCACTGTTTTGGCGACCGGGATCCTAGGCCCTCAAGCTTACCGAAAGCCTAAACGGGCTCGCCGCCCGGCGCCGCCCGGGCTTCGCCGTGGAAGGGTTTTGGTAATCTTGCCGGTGTATTCAGGATTCCCCTTCCCAGGCGACTTGGCCGAGGGAGCAAACGGTGGCGGAGCGATGAGCGAGAACGAACTGACCGTGATCGGCGATTGGCCGGAGCTCTCCGGGCAGGTACTGGACCAAGTTCTTTGCCAGGAGTTCTGGTGCGAAGGCAAGCTTGAGGAGCCGGCCTACGCGGTCGGCCTCGTGGTCGCCGGCGAGGCCTATCGCCTGAGGTTGAACGCCGGGACCATCTTCCTGCGCAAGGGCGAGCGCCTCGACGCGCTGCCCAACCAGCCCGACGGCATGATCCAGTACAAGGTCGTCGACCTCAGCGAGAACGAGGGCCTCGGCGGCGCGACCATCACCGGCTTCGAGAAGCGCGCCCTGCCCAGCGGCACCGAGGTTGCGATCACCTTCGACGACGGCCGACGGCTCGCCTTCGTCAACCAGGACGAAGTCACCTCCTACCAGCTCTCCTGAGGCCCGGATCTAGAACCCGCCGGTCTCCAGCAGGACCGCGCCGGCCGCGACCACCGCGGCGGCGGCGATTCGCTTGCGGCCGAAGGGCTCGCGCAGCAGGCGCGTGCCGATGAGCGCGGCGATCACCACCGAGGTCTCGCGCAGCGCCACGACGTGCGCCATGGGCGCCACGCTCATCGCCCAGATGACGATGCCGTAGGCCAGGCCGGACAGCAGGCTGCCGATGGCTCCGGCCTTGAGGTGCGGCTTGAAGGCCGCGACCACCCGCCCGCGCCGGCGCCACACAGCGAAGGCGGTCAGCGGCACCGCCTCCAGCGCGAAGAGCCAGAGAATATAGGACAGGGCGTGGCCGGACTCGCGCACCCCCAGGCCGTCGACCAGGCTGTAGCTGGCGATGGTCGCTCCGGTGAGGAGCGCGAAGCCGATGGCCTTGGCCTCGCGGCCGTCGCCCTGCCCGCTGGCCCGCCGCAACTGCGCCGGCAGGCCGGTCAGCGAGACGATGCCCAGCGAGACCGTGAAGACCCCCAGAAGCTCGGCCGCGCTCAGCGCCTCTCCAGCCAGGACCCAGGCGCCCAGGGCGACCAGCGCCGGCGCCGAGCCGCGGGCGATGGGATAGACCTGCGACAGGTCGCCGTGGCGATAGGCGCCGATCACCCCGGCGTAGTAGAGGAAGTGGATCGCTGCCGAGAGCCCGAGGTAGGGCCAGCTCGCCGGCGCCGGCAGCGGCAGGAAGAACAGCAGCGGCATGGCCAGGTAGCCGTGGACGCAGATCACGAGGGTCTGCATGACCAGCTTGTCCTCGCCCGCCTTGACCAGGGCGTTCCAGCTGGCGTGCAGCACCGCCGCCAGCAGGACCAGCAAGAGGACTCCTGCTTCCATCACCATCAAGAGGCGCTTTCTCGAAACCGGGCGGCGCAGCGCGCCCGTCTCAAATCGGTAACCAAAGGCCCGCGGATTAGAGCGGCTTGCCGGGGCCGCGTCCACCGCCACGCGCGCTGGGTTGTCCTGCTTCCGCTGCAGACCTGCCGTCCCGGCCTGCAGCAGCCGTAGAGGGAATCGAAAGCTCTCTCTGGCAGGCTGCCGGGTTCTTCGTCGCCTTGGCGGACCGGCGGCGGCGGATACTGGAGGGCGAAGGACATGTCGGTAATGGATGGGCTGTCGGGCCGTGGCGGCGCCGAGGCGCCGGCGGCGGACTCACCCTTCGATGCCTTCTGGCAATGGTTCCGGTCGGCGGAGGCGCGCCTGCGTGAAGCCCACGGCGGCGGAACGGCCAAGCTCGAAGCCGCGGTCAACGAGATCGGCGACCGCCTGCGCCGGGTCCATCCCGAGCTCTGCTTCGAATACGGCCAGGCCGACGACGGGGTCTACGAGCTGATCCTCTCGGCCGGCGGCATCCGCAGCCTCTTCCCCGCCGTCGCCGCCCTCAGGCAGGCCGCGCCCGAGGTGCCGGGCTGGCGGATCGTCGCCTTCCGGCCGCGCAAGGCTGCCTGCGCCCGGGTCCAGCTCGGCGAGGCCGTGCTCGAGCCCGAGGGCCTCTGGTACCGCCTCATGCCGGACACCGACCACGCCGACCTCGACCTCTTCGTCGCCGGCCTGACACCGGAGACCCTGGAAGGCCTCGGTGGCGCCGCCTTCCTGATGCTCGACGCGGCGCTCGGCGAATACGACGTCGCCACCCGAATCGGCGCCATCGACTTCGACGCCCTGCCCGAAGACCCGGCCGGCCTCGACCTCAAGCCAATCGGGGCCCTCCGCGCCGACTTCGACGCCCTCTTCCCGCAGACCAAGCAGTAGCTCGCACTGCCGGATCTCGCCGGCCCGCGGCGGTCCTGCTAGGGTCTGGCGATCGGACCTTGACGGTGAGCGGCCGAGACAGATGAACGTCCTCCGCGCCATCCATCCCTACAAGCACGAAGGCCTCTGGGTCTTCGACGACGAGGCGGTCGGGCTCGACAAGGAGCCCTTCGTCTCCGGCGCCGACGAGGTCATCGACGCCATGGTCGCCGGCATTCCCGAGGCTGCGGCCGGTTTCACGCTGATCTTCTCGGACCGGCCCTTCCCGGGCCACCAGGCGGTCTTCGAGCGCCGCCGCGAGGAGTTCGGCGGCTGGTGGTACCACAGCGCCGCCCTCGACAAGGAAGGCTGGCTCTGCCCGGCCCTCTTCAAGTACTTCGAGGCCGCCCCGGAAAAGCTCTACGCCCAGTTCAAGGCGAAGGCGGGTTAATCGTCTCAGCCCTCCAGCCCTACCAGCGCCCGGGCGAAATCGCGGGCGTCGAAGGGGCGGAGGTCGTCGATGCCTTCGCCGACGCCGACCGCGTGGACCGGCAGGCCGAAGCGCTCGGCCAGGGCGACCAGGACGCCGCCGCGCGCCGAGCCGTCGAGCTTGGTGACCACCAGGCCTGAGATCTCGGCCAGCTCCTTGAAGGTCTCGACCTGGGCGTGGGCGTTCTGGCCGGTGGTGGCGTCCAGGACCAGAAGGCAGTCGTGGGGCGCGGTGGGGTCGAGCTTGCGGATCACCCGCACCACCTTCTCCAGCTCGGCCATCAGCTCACTGCGGTTGTGCAGGCGCCCGGCGGTGTCGATCAGCAGCAGGTCGTCGCCCTCGCGCCGGGCGGTCTCCAGGGCCTCGTAGGCCAGGCCGGCGGCGTCGGCCCCGGGGGCCTTGGCGACCACCGGGCAGTCGGTCCGCTCGCCCCAGATCTTGAGCTGCTCGATGGCCGCGGCGCGGAAGGTGTCGCCGGCGGCCAGGCGGACCTTCTTGCCCTCGCCCCGCCACTGGGCGGCCAGCTTGCCGATGGTCGTGGTCTTGCCGCTGCCGTTGACCCCGGTGACCAGCACCACGTGGGGCCGGTGGGCCGGGTCGGGGCGGAGCGGCTTGGCGACCGGCGCCAGCACGCCGGCGATGTCCTCGGCCAGGGCGCCGCGCACCTCCTCGGGCGCGACCTCCTTGTCGAAGCGGGTCTTGGCCAGGTTGGCGGTCAGGCGCGCCGCGGTCGTGACGCCGAGGTCGCTGGTGATCAGCAGCTCCTCCAGCGCCTCCAGGGCGTCGTCGTCGAGCTTGCGCTTGGTGAAGATGCCCGCGATGCCGTCGCCCAACTTGCCGGAGGAGCGGCTGAGCCCGGCGCGCAGGCGGCTGAGCCAGCCACCCTTTTTCTCCGTCGTCGTCTCGCTCACGCGCCGGCGCCGACCAGCCGGCCGTCCTCCACCGCGGTGAGGCGCAGGGTCTGGATCTCGCCGGGCGTACCGCCCTCCAGGGCGACCGGCGCGAAGTGTTCGCTGCGGCCGAAACCCAGCTTCTCGACCAGGACCTTCGCCGTCGTGCCGACCGTCATTTCCAGAAAGCGCGCGACCGCCTGCTCCCCCGCGGCGCGCAGCCGGGCGGCGCGCTCCTTGCGCAGCGGCTTGGCGACCGCCGGCATGCGCGCCGCCGGCGTCCCGGGGCGCTCCGAATAGGGGAAAACGTGCAAGTAGGTCAGGCCGCTCTCCGCGACGATGTCCAGGGTGTTTTGGAACATCGCCTCGGTCTCGGTCGGAAAACCGGCGATGATGTCGGCGCCGAAGACCACATCGGACCGCGCGGCCCTGGCCCGGCGGCAGGTCTCGATGACGTCGGCGCGCAGGTGGCGCCGCTTCATGCGCTTCAGGATCAGGTCGTCGCCCGACTGCAGGGAGAGGTGCAGGTGCGGCATGAAGCGCGGCTCCTCGGCCAGCAGGCGGAAGACCTCGTCGTCCAGCTCGACCGGGTCGACCGACGACAGGCGCAGGCGCGGCAGCTCCGGCACCTGGGCGAGCAGGCGGCGGACGGTCCGGCCCAGGCTGGGCCGGCCCGGCAGGTCCTTGCCGTAGTCGGTGACGTCGACCCCGGTCAGCACGACCTCGGCAACCCCGGCCTCGGCCAGGGCGCGGACCTGGGTCACGATCTCGCCCAGGGGGACCGAGCGGCTGGGGCCGCGGCCGAAGGGGATGATGCAGAAGGTGCAGCGATGGTCGCAGCCCTGCTGGACCTGGATGAAGGCCCGGGTCCTCGCCTCGAAGCCCTGGATCAGATGGGCCGCGGTCTCCCGCGCTTCCATGATGTCGTTGACCCGAACGCGGGCGGTATCGCCGGGCCGGAAGCTCTCGGCCCGCAGCTTCTCCTCGTTGCCCAGCACCTGGTCGACCTCGGCCATGGCGGCATAGGCCGCGGGGTCGATCTGCGCAGCGCAGCCGGTGACGATGATCCGGGCCTCGGGCCGTTGGCGCCGCGCCTTGCGGATCGCCTGGCGGCACTGCCGCTCGGCCTCCGCCGTCACCGCGCAGGTGTTGACGATCACCGCGTCGCCCAGCTCCGCCGCCCGGGCATGCCCCCGCATCACCTCGGACTCGTAGGCGTTCAGCCGGCAGCCGAAGGTCAGGATCTCGGTGTCCTGGCGGCGGGCAGTGGTCTTGGTCACGGCGGTCGTCATCTGCGGGTTATAAGGTGGCAATATCCGGCTGTCCACAAGGGCTGCCGGACTGGGAAGCGGGCTAGCGGACGGGTCGGGCGCGAGCGTGAGTCTGGCAGATCTCCAGCTCTTGGAATGGATGCTTTTCAGCGATCGACAGGCCCGTGCCTTCTGTGAGGCGATCGAGGCCAAGCTTCCGCTGCCCGTTACCTTCAAAGGTCTGCGATACAACCGCTATGCGCAGCGAAGGCTCCGGTTGGCCTGCTTCGAGTATGACGGCGCGGCCTTTTCGCTTCTGCCTGGCGGCGAGCTTCGCCTCGGTTTCGATCCCGATCACTTCACGCCGACTGCCGCGCAGGCGGAGTCCTATCTGGACTCGGCGGTGGAGCAGAAGATCGAAATGGATCTGCGCCGCTACCTCCGGAGCGTCACGACATCGCCGCGCCGGGTCACCCTGGCCCCCCTTCTGGTGGAGACCAGGCCCGGTGAGATCGGTCTCGAGCCGATCAGCCCGGATCGACCGGAAGTGCGTCCTCTGTTCGATCATTTTCCGGACGGCAACGGAGAGTTGCACGCCGATGACGTCGTTCTCCGGATCGAACGAAGAAAGGATGGGTCGATCTCGACTTGGCGCGTCGTCCTCCCACCTCACCGCCAGATTGTCTCCGACCTGGAAGCGCAGGGCTGCAGGCTGCTGACCTCAGACGAGTGGGAGTATGCCTGCGGCGCCGGCGCGAAGACCCTGTTCCGCTGGGGCGATTTCTTTCCCTGTGATCGCTATCCGACCGACAACACGCCGGCGGAACGGAGGCGGGCGACCATCTGGGCGCTGTCCGGCGGTACCGTCCCATTCAAGCCCGATGTGCCGGACTGGACTCTCCATATCGTTCCGAACCTTTTTGGTCTGGAGATTGCCCAGACCCCCTACGCCTGGGAGGCGGTCGCCGAAGAACAACTGGTCAGAGGTGGCGACGGCGGCGTCAACATCTGTGGGGGCGTGGGCTTCTTCATGGGTTGGCTGCCTCTGGCGAGCGCCTACTGCGACCCGAGAATCAAGGATTGGATCAAAGAGGGAATCCGTCCGAACTACCTCCGCCGGGTCATCCCTCTGGACCTTTAAACGAGGCGGGGTGATCTGCTAAGGCCCCAGCAGCTCTGCACCCAAGGTGCCGCTGAAGGCGGTGGTCGTCGGGCCGGTCATGAGGACGTGTCCGTCCTCGCGCCAGTCGATCTCCAGCTCGCCGCCGTCCAGCACCACGGCGGCGCGGCGTCCGGTCAGGCCGCGGCGGGCGGCGGCCACGACGGCGGCGCAGGCGCCGCTGCCGCAGGCCCGGGTGATGCCGACGCCGCGCTCCCAGACCCGGAAGCGCAGGCGCTCGGGGCCCAGCACCTGGGCGACGCCGATGTTGGCGCGCTCGGGGAAGAGCGGGTCGCGCTCCAGCTGCGGGCCGAGGGTCGAAAGGTCGACCGCCTCGGCGTCTTCGACGAAGAAGGTCGCGTGCGGGTTGCCGAGGCTGGTCGCGACCGGATCGTGGAGCGGCCCCAGGGCCAGGCCCAGGTGCAGGGTGTCGCGGGCCTCGGCCAGGGGGATCTCGGCCCAGGCCGTGCGCGCCGGGCCCATGTCGACGGCGACCCGATCGCCGCTCGCCGCCGTCGCCTGCAATATGCCGGCAACGGTCTCGATCGCGATCTCCTCGCGGCCGGTCTCGGCCATGACCAGGCGGGCGATGCAGCGCGTGCCGTTGCCGCAGGCCTCGGCCTCGCCGCCGTCGGCGTTGCGGATCCGCAGGAAGACCTCAGCCCGTCCGTTGGCCGGCGGTTCCAGGATCAGGAACTGGTCGCAGCCGACCCCGAGGCGCCGGTCGGAAATCCGCCGCCAGGCCTCGGTCGGCAGGTCGATGGGCGCAGTTCGCCCGTCGAGCACCACGAAGTCGTTGCCCAGGCCGTGCATCTTGATGAAAGCCAGCTCCGCCATGCCCGGGTTATAGGGTCCCGGCGGCCGGCGAGTCCACAGGCTTGCCGCGTCAGCGTGATGCCGCGCCTGCCCCGGACACCAGGGTTTGCGCCCTTCGCTCCGAAAGGTCAGCGAGCAAGTGTGAGCCCTTGTTGAAGCATGTCTAGCAGTTCGTCCGGCAACTCTGGATACAGGAAGTAGCGATACACCGGATCTGGTCCACTGATCTCCTCGACATGTCGGCCTTCCGGATCGAGGATCATCGAGCGCGGAACGTAGGTACCGTCAATAGCGCAGCGGCCGCTTATGCTCGGCTCAAATTCGCTGTCCACGATAATGAAGACCAGCCGCTGGGCCATCTCCTCCACCTGCTCGTCGAAAAACTGGGATCGATAGACCCTGCAGACGGGGCACCAGGTCGCGTGAACCAAGAGGAATATGGGTTTCCCGCTTCGGCGGGCTTCCTGCAGACCGTCCTAAAAGGTCTGCCAAGCAATGCCCTCGTCGTTGAAGCCGCTCGGTGTCGGCGGTGTATCAGCGTCAGCGGCGGACGGAGCTGTCAAAAGACCGGCGAGAACCACGAGCAGACGTGAAACCATGCTTGGCCACCAGATCGGATCTGTTTTCCCTCAGCGCGACTGCACTCCATCGTGATCGGGCTGAGCGCTCTTCGCAAGCGCCCGACAACCGCGCTTGGTTGCGCTTCAGTGGTCGGTGAAATCTCCCTGGCTGGAGACGTCAGGACCGAACGCGCGGGCCTGCTTGACCTGCGCGCACCGCCTGCCTAAGTTTCTGCCAACCAAGCGCCAGGGATCAAACCCAGGCGACCCCGCTTCCGGGGCGCTCCGCCAGTCCGCGAGTTTCGCGCACTGGCGCTAAGGGTGTTTGGGCTGACCGTTGCACCGAAGAACTGGGACCGGAAGATGTTCGACAGTCTGCAAGACCGCCTGGGCAAGGTTTTTCAGGGCCTAACCCGCCGCGCCTCGCTCTCCGAGAGCGACGTCACGGCGGCGCTGCGCGAGGTCCGCGTCGCGCTGCTCGAGGCCGACGTCGCCCTGCCGGTGGTCAAGGACTTCGTCGAGCGGGTCAAGGAACAGGCGGTCGGCCAGGAGGTCCTGCGCTCGGTCACGCCGGGCCAGATGGTCGTCAAGATCGTCAACGACCAGCTGGTCGAGATGCTCGGCAAGGAGGCGGAGCCGGTCAACCTGGCGGCGACCCCGCCGGTGCCGATCCTGCTGGTCGGCCTGCAGGGCTCGGGCAAGACCACCAGCTGCGCCAAGATCGCGCTGCGCCTCAGGGACCGGGAAAAGAAGAAGGTCCTGATGGCCTCGCTGGACGTCCGCCGCCCGGCGGCGCAGGAGCAGCTCAAGGTCCTGGGCGAGCAGGCCGCCATCGCAACCCTGCCGATCGTGCCGGGCGAGCCGCCGGTCGCCATCGCCAGGCGGGCGCTGCAGAGCGGCGCGCTCGAAGGCTACGACGTGGTCCTGCTCGACACCGCCGGCCGCCTGGCGATCGACGAGGAGCTCATGGCGGAGGTCGCGGCGGTGCGCGACGCCGCCAAGCCGGCCGAGACCCTGCTGGTCGCCGACGCCATGACCGGCCAGGACGCGGTCACCGTGGCCGAGAACTTCCACGCCAAGGTCGGCCTGACCGGCATCGTCCTGACCCGGGTCGACGGCGACGCCCGCGGCGGCGCGGCGCTCTCCATGCGCGCGGTCACCGGCTGCGCGATCAAGCTCCTGGGCACGGGCGAGAAGCTCGACGCCCTGGAGGCCTTCCACCCGGACCGCATCGCCGGGCGCATCCTCGGCATGGGCGACGTGGTCTCGCTGGTCGAGAAGGCCGCCGAGACCATCGAACAGGAAGACGCCGAGAAGCTGCTCAAGAAGATCGAGAAGGGCCGCTTTGACATGAACGACATGGCCCAGCAGATCCGCCAGATGACCAAGATGGGCGGGCTGCAGCAGATGCTCTCCATGCTGCCGGGCATCCCCAACGTCCAGGACCAGCTGAAGAAGGCCAACGTCGACGAGAAGATGCTGACCCGCCAGCTGGCGATGATTGACTCCATGACCGCGGAGGAGCGGCGCCGGCCGGAGATCATCAAGGCCTCGCGCCGCCAGCGCATCGCCCGTGGCTCGGGGACCACGGTGCAGGACGTCAACAAGCTGCTGAAGCAGCACCTCCAGGCCTCGAAGATGATGAAGAAGGTCAAGAAGCTCGGCAAGAAAGGCCTCGCCCGCGGCGGCATGCAGGGCATGCTGCCGCCCGGCATGGGCGGCCCCGGGGGCGGTCCCGGCGGCTTTCCGCGCTAGGGAAACGAAACGATGCTGAGCCACGTCACCTTCGGGACCAACGACATCGCCCGCGCCGGCGCCTTCTACAACGAGGTGCTGGGCCTGCTCGGCATCGTCCGCCAGGCCTCCTACAAGGCGGCGCTGGGCTACGCGCGCAGGCGCGACGGCGCGCCCTGGATCTGGCTGATGCGGCCCTTCGACCGGCTGCCGGCGACCTGGGGCAACGGCAGCCACCTGGCGCTGATGGCCGAGAGCCGCGAGCAGGTCGACCTCTTCCACGCCGCAGCCCTGGCCAAGGGCGGTAAGGACGAAGGCGCGCCGGGCCTGCGCGAGCACTACGCGCCGGACTACTACGCCGCCTACGTCCGCGATCCGGACGGCAACAAGCTGCAGGCCGTCAACTACGGCGAGGGCCGGGTCATGGCCAAGGGCCAGGGCGCGATCTCCCACGTCACCCTGGGCAGCAACGACCTCGATCGGGCGCGCGCCTTCTACGACGCCCTGCTCGCGACCCTGGGCATCGAGAAACTCTACGACGAGCCCGAGGGCAGCGCCTACTGCCGGCCGGAGACCCAGAAGCCGGCCTTCTCGATCCGCCGGCCCTTCGACGGCCGGCCGGCGACCTGGGGCAACGGCACCCACGTGGCCTTCCTGGCGAGGAGCCGGGCCCTGGTCGACGGCTTCCACGCCACGGCGCTCAAGCTGGGCGGTGCCGACGAGGGCGCGCCCGGCCCCCGCCCCCACTACGGCCCGAGCTATTACGGCGCCTACGTCCGCGACCTGGACGGCAACAAGCTGCAGGCCGTCTGCTACGCGCCGGATTGACCCTTCACCGATCATCGACGAACACGAGACCCGAGAAAGGAAGACCTGGAAATGTCCCTCAAGATCCGTCTGTCCCGCGGCGGCGCCAAGAAGCGGCCCTTCTACCGCATCGTCGTCACCGACTCCCGCAACCCCCGCGACGGCCGCTTCATCGAGCGGCTGGGCCACTACAACCCCATGGTCGCCAAGGACAATCCGGAGCGCGTCCGCCTGGACGAGGACAAGATCAAGGAATGGCTGTCCAAGGGCGCCAAGCCCAGCGACCGGGTCGCCCGCTTCCTGGGCGAGGCCAACATCATCGAGCTGCCCAAGCGGCGCGAGCAGACCAAGAAGAGCCAGCCCAAGGCCAAGGCGCAGGAGCGCCTGAAGGCGGCCCAGGAGGCGGCGGAAGCGGCCGCCGCGGAGGCCGAGGCTCCAGCTGAGCCGGCGGAAGAGGTCCCCGCCGAGGCGCCCGCGGCCGAAGGCGGCGAGGAGGCCAAGGCCGAAGCCTGAGACACGAAGCAGTCCAAAATGGCTGGCATCGTAGGTCCCCCCACCCTTCCCCTCCCCCACAAGGGGGGAGGGAACGCGGATGCGGGCGTCGTTGTCCCGCCGATCAAGCTATATGTGGCCTATGTCTCGGAGTGGCGAGCCTGATTTCCCTCCCCCCTTGTGGGGGAGGGTCAGGGAGGGGGGCACGCGAAGCGTTCTTCTCCCCCTGCGCAGGCCATCGTGACCGGCGATCCAAAATCGGGCCGGGTCTGCCTCGGGGTGATCGCCGGGGCGCATGGGGTGCGCGGCCTGGTGAAGATCAAGAGCTTCACCGAGGCGCCGGAGGACGTCGCGGCCTATGGCCCGCTGTCCGACGAGACCGGGAAGAGGCGCTTCGTGGTCAAGGTCAAGGGCCGGGTCAAGGGCCTGGTCCTGGCCGAGCTCGAGGGGGTCCAGGACCGTGAGCAAGCCCAGGCCCTTCACGGCTTGCAGCTCTACGTCGCGCGCGCCGCCCTGCCCCGGCTCGAGGAGGCGGAGACCTTCTACCAGACCGACCTGATCGGCCTGGCGGCGGAGGACCCGCAGGGCCGTCCGCTGGGCGAGGTGGTCGCGGTGCCGAACTTCGGCGCCGGCGACCTGCTCGAGGTCCTGGATCCGGAGCGGGTTTCGCAGTTCTACCCTTTCACACGTGACGTCGTCCCCGAGGTCGACCTCGCCGCCGGCCGGGTGGTGATCCGGCCGCCGGCGGAGATCACCGTGCCGCCCGAGCCGGACCGGGAAGCGGACGAAGGCGGCTGAGGCGGCGCAAGGCAGCGTCGCGGTCACGAAGAATAGGCCCCCGCCGCCGGGAGGCAGCGGCAGGGGCCCGCGCCGGCGCGCTCCGAGGGGGTCAGTGCTGCGCCGGCAGCTCGATCGGGCTCTGGCCCTTCGCGTGCGGGATCGCCGCGCTCCCCGTGTTTCCGGCAAGCGAGGCCATGGCCAGGAAGGCCAGGGCGCAGGCGGCGAAGATC from Kiloniellales bacterium encodes:
- the rimM gene encoding ribosome maturation factor RimM (Essential for efficient processing of 16S rRNA), with the translated sequence MTGDPKSGRVCLGVIAGAHGVRGLVKIKSFTEAPEDVAAYGPLSDETGKRRFVVKVKGRVKGLVLAELEGVQDREQAQALHGLQLYVARAALPRLEEAETFYQTDLIGLAAEDPQGRPLGEVVAVPNFGAGDLLEVLDPERVSQFYPFTRDVVPEVDLAAGRVVIRPPAEITVPPEPDREADEGG
- the rpsP gene encoding 30S ribosomal protein S16, with translation MSLKIRLSRGGAKKRPFYRIVVTDSRNPRDGRFIERLGHYNPMVAKDNPERVRLDEDKIKEWLSKGAKPSDRVARFLGEANIIELPKRREQTKKSQPKAKAQERLKAAQEAAEAAAAEAEAPAEPAEEVPAEAPAAEGGEEAKAEA
- a CDS encoding VOC family protein; this translates as MLSHVTFGTNDIARAGAFYNEVLGLLGIVRQASYKAALGYARRRDGAPWIWLMRPFDRLPATWGNGSHLALMAESREQVDLFHAAALAKGGKDEGAPGLREHYAPDYYAAYVRDPDGNKLQAVNYGEGRVMAKGQGAISHVTLGSNDLDRARAFYDALLATLGIEKLYDEPEGSAYCRPETQKPAFSIRRPFDGRPATWGNGTHVAFLARSRALVDGFHATALKLGGADEGAPGPRPHYGPSYYGAYVRDLDGNKLQAVCYAPD